One Solanum pennellii chromosome 9, SPENNV200 DNA segment encodes these proteins:
- the LOC107030311 gene encoding uncharacterized protein LOC107030311 — protein sequence MVRGCVLGHHIDGSAVIPDQFLTGDQPNPAYHETTQNAWSKLVAAYASGSKPQIHELKTQLHILRRDNASIETYVQKAKGIADKLAALQHPVNNDLVEFIIAGLGPTYRPFTRSLESHQEDISFDALYGLLLNEERQLKRDEALNVIAPTSQFTHNSVDHNCGRGRGSGYRGRGRSSNQVYSEMAHNSGYQHHTPSSNIQSSITDASTIICHNCEGKGHITQVCPSPRTTNGTRSFGKLVSNLANTQPSSTQDWLMDSCYL from the exons ATGGTTCGAGGATGCGTACTTGGTCATCATATCGATGGTAGTGCAGTGATTCCGGATCAGTTTCTGACTGGTGATCAACCTAATCCTGCATACCATG AGACGACTCAGAATGCATGGAGCAAACTTGTGGCTGCCTATGCGTCTGGATCAAAGCCACAGATTCATGAGTTAAAGACACAATTACACATATTACGAAGAGATAATGCAAGTATTGAAACCTATGTGCAAAAGGCAAAGGGAATTGCAGACAAGTTGGCTGCATTGCAGCATCCCGTTAATAATGATCTGGTTGAATTTATTATCGCTGGTTTAGGACCAACCTATCGACCCTTTACAAGATCACTTGAATCGCATCAAGAGGATATTTCTTTTGATGCTTTGTACGGATTGTTGTTGAATGAAGAAAGACAATTAAAAAGAGATGAGGCTCTTAATGTCATAGCGCCGACATCACAATTCACTCACAACTCAGTTGATCACAATTGTGGACGCGGTAGAGGTAGCGGCTATAGAGGTCGTGGTCGCTCTTCGAATCAAGTTTACTCCGAGATGGCTCATAATAGTGGTTATCAACACCATACTCCATCCTCTAATATTCAGTCTTCAATCACAGATGCATCAACCATTATTTGTCACAATTGTGAAGGAAAAGGTCACATCACACAAGTATGCCCATCACCTAGAACAACTAATGGAACTCGATCTTTTGGCAAACTCGTCTCTAACCTAGCAAACACGCAACCTTCGTCTACCCAAGATTGGTTGATGGATagttgttatttgtag